A region from the Microcoleus sp. FACHB-672 genome encodes:
- a CDS encoding ATP-binding protein, with protein sequence MLVKQEFPCELSVREMSEVSMPALGLESTLQELTLHDLKIESYQLGKELIKAFTDNPLLPGAILVEGGQLMGMISRRRFLEHLSRPYGLELFSPRPVKTLYRFAETEVLVMPAHTLIVMAARRSLQRSPRSLYEPIVVEIEPQVYRLLDVHQLLVAQSHIHELTSRLLNEQTKAQMMQTEKMASLGRLVAEVAHEIRNPVNCIGGNMGFLSNYSEDLIKLVSAYESQVKSAPPPVTEIKKDIELDFLLSDLPKVVESIKVSAERLTKIVSGLQNFSHMDEAKRKPADLHECIDSTLLILHNRLKYNIEVVKNYSELPPVSCYSGQLSQVFMNLISNAIDALMDQIEAQGTHSAWKPRIEITTGIQETENSNWAFVRIADNGPGIPPEIQGRIFDSFFTTKPMGKGTGLGLAISHQIVTEKHQGKLNLCSRTLEPGEDDTLNIDSRTVTEDFQSTTGTEFEILLPLGLVA encoded by the coding sequence ATGTTGGTCAAACAGGAATTCCCTTGCGAGTTATCAGTGCGAGAAATGTCTGAAGTTTCTATGCCGGCGCTAGGTTTAGAGTCAACACTGCAAGAACTTACACTTCACGATCTTAAAATTGAATCATACCAGTTGGGAAAAGAATTGATTAAAGCTTTTACCGACAACCCCCTGCTGCCCGGAGCGATTTTGGTAGAGGGAGGTCAGCTAATGGGGATGATATCGCGACGGCGTTTTTTAGAACACTTAAGCCGGCCCTACGGATTGGAACTTTTTTCGCCTCGTCCGGTGAAAACGTTATATCGCTTTGCGGAAACAGAAGTTTTAGTGATGCCGGCGCACACTTTAATTGTTATGGCTGCTCGCAGGTCTTTGCAGCGCTCACCCAGGTCACTTTATGAACCCATCGTCGTAGAAATTGAACCGCAAGTTTACAGGCTTCTAGACGTGCATCAATTGCTCGTTGCCCAGTCCCACATTCACGAATTGACCTCACGCTTACTCAACGAGCAAACAAAAGCTCAGATGATGCAGACAGAAAAAATGGCCAGCTTAGGCCGGCTCGTGGCGGAAGTGGCGCACGAAATTAGAAATCCAGTCAACTGTATAGGCGGCAACATGGGATTTCTGTCAAATTACTCTGAAGACCTGATTAAACTTGTCTCAGCTTACGAATCACAAGTTAAATCGGCCCCACCCCCGGTTACAGAAATTAAAAAAGACATCGAACTAGATTTCTTGCTCAGTGATTTGCCCAAAGTTGTGGAAAGCATTAAAGTATCCGCCGAGCGATTAACCAAAATTGTTAGCGGGCTGCAAAACTTTTCTCACATGGATGAAGCGAAGCGCAAACCGGCAGATTTACATGAATGTATCGACAGTACACTGCTAATTTTGCACAACCGGCTCAAATACAACATAGAAGTGGTAAAAAACTATAGCGAACTGCCGCCGGTGTCCTGCTACTCAGGCCAACTCAGCCAAGTCTTTATGAATTTGATCAGTAATGCGATAGACGCTTTAATGGATCAAATCGAAGCCCAAGGCACTCACTCGGCTTGGAAACCCAGAATCGAGATTACCACCGGCATTCAAGAAACCGAAAACTCAAACTGGGCATTTGTGCGGATTGCCGATAATGGGCCAGGAATTCCCCCCGAAATTCAAGGGCGAATTTTTGACAGCTTTTTTACCACCAAGCCAATGGGTAAAGGAACCGGCTTGGGTTTAGCCATTAGCCATCAAATTGTCACAGAAAAACATCAAGGCAAGTTGAATCTGTGTTCCAGAACCCTAGAACCGGGCGAAGACGACACCTTAAACATAGATAGCCGCACTGTTACAGAAGATTTCCAATCCACCACCGGCACCGAATTTGAAATCCTATTGCCCTTGGGTTTAGTCGCATAA
- the rimM gene encoding ribosome maturation factor RimM (Essential for efficient processing of 16S rRNA) yields the protein MTDDKWLEIGTIVAPQGVSGAVRVYPNSDFPERFLEPGRRWLRRTGSEEPEPIELLGGRFIPGKGIYAVEIAGIEDREAAETLRGSHLLVEMSDRPALEEDEFHVLDLIGLDVFNQLDGEMLGTVVDVIPAGNALLQVQLNQSSASASPADESEVATVEEIHPSARRGGRKRKRQPKPSASKTVLIPFVKEIVPVVDLPAHRLEVMPPPGLLEIESP from the coding sequence ATGACAGATGACAAATGGCTAGAAATTGGTACAATCGTTGCCCCTCAAGGTGTGAGTGGTGCGGTGCGGGTTTACCCTAATTCTGATTTTCCAGAGCGGTTTTTAGAACCGGGACGCCGGTGGTTGCGGCGCACCGGCAGCGAAGAACCAGAACCCATCGAATTGCTGGGAGGGCGCTTTATTCCAGGGAAGGGGATATATGCGGTGGAAATTGCCGGCATAGAAGATCGGGAGGCGGCGGAGACGTTGCGGGGAAGTCACCTGCTGGTGGAAATGAGCGATCGCCCCGCTTTAGAGGAAGATGAATTTCATGTTCTGGACTTAATTGGTTTAGATGTATTCAACCAGCTTGATGGCGAAATGTTGGGTACAGTGGTGGACGTGATCCCAGCCGGCAACGCTTTGCTACAGGTGCAGCTTAATCAATCATCGGCATCGGCATCCCCAGCAGATGAATCCGAGGTTGCCACTGTTGAGGAAATTCATCCTTCTGCCAGAAGGGGCGGAAGAAAACGCAAACGCCAGCCCAAACCATCGGCATCAAAAACGGTTCTCATTCCTTTTGTCAAAGAGATTGTGCCGGTTGTGGATCTTCCAGCCCATCGCCTTGAAGTGATGCCACCTCCAGGGTTGCTGGAAATAGAATCTCCCTAA
- a CDS encoding PAS domain S-box protein, producing the protein MMPDPSGVRQANSQGEAASELTRQKNSYAEYKHLEITPQQSKGEKTPAKTALRRPSIDITLTATGFIRSVNRRGAACLGYTAPELRDKPIFSIFHPDDREKMQALGTAFLYSSAPVAQGECRLVCKDGSSLWVKAIALKKKHRHYKLIGLIAEMNINTDPLMLIVCEELMNCKQNERHFRATFECASIGIAHIALNGRLELVNQWLCDIVDYTAAELQSLTFQDITHPDDQDADREEIRALLAGEIQAYSQEKRLICKDSSAASIKLTVSLVRENNDDFPLLDSDFIQNPSFNIQTPLGEPKYFIALIEDITARKQADTELQESASAWLTVIETVGEGLTVSDGEGRFEVFNSKMEEITGYTKEEANHYPDFISLLYPDSQARACALAGIQELAHQGGFREIETTIQTKDDVKKTLLVSTSVVRYKNKKLFLSAYRDITERKQMEEAICIAKEKYRSIFDNAIEGIFQTTADGQIISANPALARLCGYETPEELIAQVTDIERQIYVQPSRRSEFIATMQAQQSVSNFESQIYRADGSIIWISENARAVKNSAGEFLYYEGTIEDITSRRQAHEALRLQTERERLIAAMSQRIRQSLNLRHILSTTVEEVRQFLAADRVLIYRFNPDNSGVVEVESRDANWPAMQGVLIEAPCFPQKCVELYKQGRIGAMENIEAGNLSQCHIDLLLQFQVRANLVVPILLNDEIRMNNPDKVLNSQPSSSSCRLWGLLIAHHCREPRRWIPEESELLKQLATQVGIAIQQSELHQQLRLVNVELERQVRERTGLLRQALDFEAMLKRITDKVRDSLDESQILKTVVQELVLVLGVECCDTALYSADQTTATVCYEYGNSMPAPEEKVVPMANFPGVYKQLLAGEHFQFCALGKFVQTIDLDWVRYKAILACPIVDDQGVLGDLWLFNQQDYVFNDLEIRLVQQVANQCAIGIRQARLYEESRAQVEELQKLSWLKDEFLSTVSHELRTPLSNMKMAIQMLAIALNQKHGFLAELAKPEPERGKAARYFQILQTECEREISLINDLLDLQRLEATAQPYVVETIELKDWLPALVKPFYGRVKEHEQILQVNICDELPALKSDASSLGRIVTELLNNACKYTPPGERIIVSAGVAAEEIYLSVNNTGVEIPADEVPRIFDKFYRVPKTDRWQQGGTGLGLTLVKKLVNHLGGSIQVESAADQTIFTVAFPLSNSSS; encoded by the coding sequence ATGATGCCCGATCCTTCAGGGGTTAGGCAAGCAAATTCTCAGGGTGAAGCGGCTTCTGAACTGACGCGGCAAAAAAATTCCTATGCAGAATACAAACATCTGGAGATAACTCCACAGCAAAGTAAAGGGGAAAAGACACCCGCAAAAACAGCTCTACGCCGCCCATCTATCGACATTACCCTAACTGCCACCGGCTTCATTCGTTCAGTCAACCGGCGGGGTGCTGCCTGTCTCGGTTACACAGCTCCTGAATTAAGGGATAAACCGATTTTTAGCATTTTTCATCCAGATGATCGAGAAAAGATGCAAGCGCTCGGAACTGCCTTTTTATACTCATCTGCACCAGTCGCCCAGGGAGAATGCCGGCTGGTTTGCAAAGATGGATCGTCGCTTTGGGTTAAAGCCATTGCCCTGAAAAAAAAACACAGGCATTACAAACTCATTGGACTGATAGCTGAAATGAATATCAACACAGATCCACTCATGCTAATTGTTTGCGAAGAACTGATGAATTGCAAACAAAATGAGCGGCATTTCCGCGCCACATTTGAATGCGCCAGTATTGGTATTGCTCACATCGCACTTAATGGCCGGTTAGAATTGGTTAATCAATGGTTGTGCGATATTGTAGATTATACAGCCGCAGAACTTCAATCCTTAACATTTCAAGACATCACCCACCCAGATGATCAAGACGCAGATCGAGAAGAAATTCGAGCGCTGTTAGCTGGAGAAATTCAAGCTTATTCGCAAGAAAAGCGCTTAATTTGTAAAGATAGCTCAGCAGCTTCGATTAAGCTCACGGTCTCATTGGTACGCGAAAATAATGATGACTTTCCACTTTTAGATTCTGACTTTATTCAAAATCCATCTTTTAATATTCAAACTCCTTTAGGGGAACCTAAATATTTTATTGCACTTATTGAAGATATTACCGCACGCAAACAGGCAGATACAGAACTTCAAGAAAGTGCAAGCGCATGGCTAACTGTTATCGAAACAGTTGGAGAAGGATTGACAGTCAGTGATGGTGAAGGACGATTTGAAGTTTTTAATTCTAAAATGGAGGAAATTACAGGTTATACCAAAGAAGAAGCGAATCACTATCCTGATTTTATTTCACTTCTGTATCCCGATTCGCAAGCTCGCGCTTGTGCGCTTGCCGGCATTCAAGAACTTGCACACCAAGGCGGATTTCGCGAGATTGAAACCACAATTCAAACTAAAGATGACGTGAAAAAAACTTTATTAGTTTCTACCTCGGTTGTACGATATAAAAATAAAAAGCTTTTTTTAAGCGCTTATCGTGATATTACCGAACGTAAGCAAATGGAAGAAGCAATTTGCATTGCCAAAGAAAAATATCGCAGCATTTTTGATAATGCCATTGAAGGCATTTTCCAGACAACAGCAGACGGGCAAATTATCAGTGCAAATCCAGCTCTGGCACGACTGTGCGGTTACGAAACACCGGAAGAATTGATCGCACAGGTGACAGACATCGAGCGTCAAATTTACGTTCAACCCAGTCGAAGATCCGAGTTTATTGCCACTATGCAGGCGCAGCAGTCTGTCTCAAACTTTGAGTCTCAAATTTATCGCGCCGACGGCAGCATCATTTGGATTTCTGAGAATGCACGCGCAGTGAAAAATTCGGCGGGTGAGTTTCTCTACTATGAAGGTACCATCGAAGACATCACCTCACGCCGGCAGGCGCACGAGGCACTGCGGCTGCAAACTGAGAGAGAGCGACTGATCGCAGCAATGAGCCAGCGGATTCGCCAGTCGCTGAACCTTCGGCACATTCTCAGTACCACAGTGGAGGAAGTCCGGCAATTTCTGGCAGCAGATCGGGTGCTGATTTACCGCTTCAACCCCGATAACAGTGGCGTTGTGGAGGTGGAATCCCGTGATGCAAACTGGCCGGCGATGCAGGGCGTGTTAATTGAAGCGCCGTGCTTTCCTCAAAAATGCGTTGAGCTTTACAAACAAGGGCGCATTGGAGCGATGGAAAACATCGAGGCTGGCAATCTGAGCCAATGCCACATCGACTTACTGCTTCAGTTTCAGGTGAGAGCGAATTTGGTGGTGCCGATCTTGCTCAATGACGAAATCAGAATGAACAATCCAGACAAAGTTCTGAATTCGCAACCCTCAAGTTCTAGTTGCCGGTTGTGGGGACTGCTGATCGCACATCACTGCCGCGAACCCCGCCGCTGGATTCCTGAAGAAAGTGAGTTGCTTAAACAACTGGCGACGCAAGTAGGAATTGCGATTCAGCAATCAGAATTGCATCAACAATTGCGCCTAGTTAATGTGGAATTAGAGCGCCAAGTCCGGGAACGCACCGGCTTGCTGCGACAAGCACTCGACTTTGAAGCGATGCTGAAACGGATCACTGACAAAGTTCGCGATAGTCTTGATGAAAGCCAAATTTTAAAAACTGTTGTGCAGGAGTTGGTTCTGGTTTTGGGCGTTGAGTGCTGTGATACTGCTTTGTACAGCGCCGATCAGACAACGGCTACAGTTTGCTATGAATATGGAAACTCAATGCCGGCACCCGAAGAGAAAGTGGTGCCGATGGCGAACTTTCCTGGGGTGTACAAGCAACTGCTGGCAGGCGAGCATTTTCAATTTTGTGCCTTAGGCAAGTTTGTCCAAACAATTGACCTTGATTGGGTGCGCTATAAAGCAATTTTGGCTTGTCCCATTGTGGACGATCAAGGCGTGTTGGGGGATCTGTGGTTATTTAACCAGCAAGATTATGTGTTTAATGACTTAGAGATTCGTTTAGTGCAGCAGGTGGCTAATCAGTGTGCGATCGGGATTCGCCAAGCCAGACTTTACGAAGAATCTAGGGCGCAAGTTGAAGAATTACAAAAACTAAGCTGGTTGAAAGATGAATTTCTCAGCACGGTTTCCCACGAATTGCGAACGCCTTTATCGAATATGAAAATGGCGATTCAAATGCTGGCAATCGCTCTGAATCAAAAGCATGGTTTTTTGGCAGAATTAGCGAAGCCTGAGCCAGAAAGAGGTAAAGCGGCTCGCTATTTTCAAATATTGCAGACAGAGTGTGAGCGGGAAATTAGCCTAATCAATGATTTGCTGGATTTGCAGCGATTGGAGGCAACTGCTCAACCTTACGTTGTGGAAACAATCGAGTTAAAAGATTGGCTGCCGGCATTAGTCAAACCTTTTTATGGACGGGTGAAGGAACACGAGCAAATTTTGCAAGTTAACATTTGTGATGAACTGCCGGCTCTGAAATCAGATGCTTCCAGTTTGGGGCGAATTGTAACGGAGTTGCTGAACAACGCCTGCAAGTACACCCCGCCGGGAGAGCGAATCATTGTCAGCGCCGGTGTTGCCGCCGAAGAAATCTATCTGAGTGTGAATAATACCGGCGTAGAAATTCCCGCCGATGAAGTCCCCCGTATTTTTGACAAGTTCTACCGGGTGCCAAAAACTGATCGCTGGCAGCAAGGAGGAACTGGGTTAGGATTAACGCTTGTGAAGAAGTTGGTGAATCATCTTGGTGGCTCGATTCAGGTAGAAAGTGCTGCCGATCAAACGATTTTTACAGTGGCCTTCCCCCTGAGCAACTCCTCTTCCTAG
- a CDS encoding sensor histidine kinase, with product MPFLSEGSYQDLRLESILRELPLYDFQVELSCRGVALAEIFEKYPLLPGAILVDQGQFVGMISRQRLLEYLLRPHGIELFLNEPLSVLHSYARTEVLVLPDTLPVVAAARQALRRSPELLGEPIVVKKEPLAYQLLNVHELNIAYWQIRGIETQVRFEHIQAQMIQIEKMASLGRLVDGVAHEILDPVGFIWGNLTYVTSYSQELLELLSAYEKHLPTMPVEISELKEEIEFDFLQQDLPRAISSIKTGAGRLKTLVTSLQNFCHIDEVYPKPADLHACIDSVLLLLKSRLSGEIEVVKNYGHLPPVPCYAGQLSQVFMNILSNAIDALINQSLNQKFAIEFRGAGLTIPPNPTQKPRIEITTQVCCLGSPDPNAPESRGISIRIADNGPGISPQKQRTILESFSTEKRAEKETSLGVSYRIITAKHGGKFYLHSPAGRGQTDLSQNVSAGNRINEEDWATDAGTEFEIVLPLI from the coding sequence ATGCCATTCTTATCGGAGGGAAGCTATCAAGACCTCCGTTTAGAGTCAATCCTGCGAGAACTACCGCTGTATGACTTTCAGGTTGAGTTAAGCTGTCGGGGAGTTGCCCTGGCCGAAATTTTTGAAAAGTACCCCCTATTACCGGGCGCTATTTTAGTTGATCAGGGGCAGTTTGTTGGGATGATCTCGCGGCAGCGCCTGCTGGAATATTTGCTGCGTCCCCACGGAATAGAGCTATTTTTAAACGAACCCCTCTCAGTTCTTCACAGCTACGCCCGTACCGAAGTATTAGTTCTTCCCGACACCCTGCCGGTTGTGGCAGCGGCGCGGCAAGCGCTGAGGCGATCTCCTGAATTGTTGGGTGAACCCATTGTCGTCAAAAAAGAACCGCTTGCTTATCAATTGTTAAACGTGCATGAATTAAACATCGCGTATTGGCAAATTCGTGGCATTGAAACTCAGGTGCGTTTTGAACACATCCAAGCCCAGATGATTCAAATTGAGAAAATGGCTAGCTTAGGGCGGTTGGTAGATGGAGTCGCTCACGAAATTTTAGACCCTGTTGGTTTTATTTGGGGTAATTTAACTTATGTCACCTCATACAGTCAGGAATTGCTAGAGTTGCTGTCAGCTTACGAGAAGCATCTGCCTACGATGCCGGTGGAAATTTCTGAACTTAAAGAAGAAATTGAATTTGATTTTTTGCAGCAAGATTTGCCGCGAGCGATCTCCAGTATCAAAACCGGCGCGGGTCGGTTAAAAACATTAGTGACCAGCCTGCAAAACTTCTGCCACATTGATGAAGTTTATCCCAAGCCGGCAGATTTACACGCTTGCATTGATAGCGTTTTGTTACTACTGAAAAGTCGCCTCAGTGGGGAAATTGAGGTAGTCAAAAATTATGGACATCTGCCGCCGGTTCCTTGCTATGCCGGCCAGTTGAGCCAAGTTTTTATGAATATCCTCAGCAATGCAATTGATGCTTTAATCAATCAGTCGCTGAATCAAAAGTTTGCCATAGAGTTTAGGGGAGCAGGATTAACCATACCCCCCAACCCTACCCAAAAACCTCGCATTGAAATTACCACTCAAGTTTGTTGTCTAGGTTCGCCCGATCCAAACGCACCTGAATCGCGCGGAATTTCAATTCGGATTGCTGATAATGGCCCCGGCATATCTCCCCAGAAGCAACGCACAATTTTGGAGTCTTTTTCGACAGAAAAACGGGCAGAAAAAGAAACAAGTTTAGGAGTGAGTTACAGGATTATCACGGCTAAGCATGGCGGAAAGTTTTATTTGCATTCGCCTGCCGGTAGAGGGCAAACAGATTTGTCACAAAATGTTTCTGCCGGCAATCGCATCAACGAAGAAGATTGGGCAACTGATGCCGGCACAGAATTTGAAATTGTGTTGCCTTTGATTTGA
- a CDS encoding sister chromatid cohesion protein PDS5 yields the protein MVKQSQHKLFKAAKVAILCVTLPLLALSNIWAQELNELDIDVQLQQLKDEDETNDQSAIDTLVKIGPEAIPDLSATLKNSSEAAVRAGAAKALGRIASEANVETSTIIPPLVEALKDSEPDIRRVAAEALGRMGEPAVPELIAALKGDSSSVRLVAAEALGQIGPDARLAVPALIDRLEDGDWRVRSGAARALGKIGTEAKLEATAIVPPLIQALKDSDPDVRRSAAEALGRIGSPVVPDLSRALQDENVAVRTAAAEALGQIGADAKEAVPNLIEKLQDGDWRVRSSVARSLGRIGSEAKLEAQSILPPLIATLKDKDPEVRRAAAEVLVKIGPEAVPGLITALTDEQPAVRTGVAWALGQMGSDAERAVPALISSLNDKNDAVRSAAAEALGRIGADAQTAISPLTEALQDPNRLVRGSAAEATRRIAGSLQDRADDLHLQQLKSALSDLTQARSALEDRKLELLNDPLLFKFTKEEIVVAISRSIKALETEKETRFFALSAAWILQRKWVLLPAIYAITLPLIWLLILWLRPLWLLGVNEALKPYKLTLSKHRGLTISARHLLFLALFDYHPRVLDAWVAAHIHSARGRFAQLATVSDRQVHIPVPVILDGNTFANLTGKELRPVFAQNQVRLLIWGEAGAGKTSLACQLAQWAMSDNPDERLCDHLQMPVLIEQELDSIAENSQFSNIINWRLQSVIGTRELISEELVKRLAQAKRLLVIVDHFSEMSDATRAEVRPAHPDFLPNALIVTSRIEETLDGVFKTTIKPLRVEGNRLSSFMEAYLTQRGARDRLSDLEFFDACSLLSLIVGQRNITVLLAKLYAEQLITYKEGTSTAGLADNIPDLMISYLNELNRAVTQNRFDDSLVHHDAKIVAWECLKQTFKPAAVSRHAALAALGGKQAETRIEYLEKRMRLIQTIDAGQDKIRFSLDPLAEYLAGLHLVDLYGNNTQHWRAFFKQVDTMPGSPQGCQGFLLAVRDCCLAKSKEEEIPSFVVEEIGKRAG from the coding sequence ATGGTTAAGCAATCTCAACATAAACTATTCAAAGCCGCAAAAGTAGCCATTCTGTGTGTTACATTGCCCCTGCTCGCGCTCAGCAATATCTGGGCACAAGAACTCAACGAGCTAGATATTGATGTCCAACTTCAACAGCTCAAAGACGAGGACGAAACGAACGACCAATCAGCCATCGACACCCTGGTGAAAATTGGCCCCGAAGCAATCCCCGACTTGAGCGCAACTCTCAAAAACTCATCAGAAGCGGCAGTGCGTGCCGGCGCGGCGAAAGCATTAGGGAGAATTGCTTCAGAAGCAAATGTTGAAACATCAACCATCATTCCCCCACTCGTAGAAGCGCTGAAAGACTCAGAACCAGACATTCGCCGCGTGGCGGCTGAGGCGCTGGGGAGAATGGGTGAGCCGGCAGTCCCAGAGCTAATCGCCGCCTTAAAAGGGGACAGTTCATCGGTTCGGCTGGTAGCGGCTGAAGCCCTCGGACAAATTGGACCAGATGCTCGCTTAGCGGTGCCGGCGCTGATTGACAGGTTGGAGGACGGAGATTGGCGAGTGCGATCTGGAGCAGCCAGAGCCTTAGGCAAAATTGGCACTGAAGCCAAATTAGAAGCAACGGCAATTGTTCCGCCGCTGATTCAAGCCTTAAAAGACTCAGATCCCGACGTGCGGCGCTCAGCAGCAGAGGCATTAGGCAGAATCGGGTCGCCGGTGGTTCCCGACCTCAGCAGAGCCTTGCAGGATGAGAATGTCGCCGTTCGCACCGCTGCAGCCGAAGCCCTAGGACAAATCGGTGCCGATGCCAAAGAGGCAGTGCCCAATCTCATCGAGAAATTGCAGGATGGAGATTGGCGCGTGCGTTCCAGTGTGGCCCGTTCCTTGGGAAGAATTGGCTCGGAGGCCAAATTAGAAGCCCAATCCATCCTTCCCCCCCTGATCGCAACACTCAAGGACAAAGATCCGGAGGTGCGGAGGGCGGCGGCTGAGGTGTTAGTCAAAATTGGCCCAGAAGCGGTTCCGGGCTTGATTACAGCTTTAACTGACGAGCAGCCGGCTGTGCGAACCGGCGTTGCTTGGGCACTGGGACAAATGGGTTCAGATGCCGAGCGTGCAGTGCCGGCTTTAATTTCCAGCTTGAACGATAAAAATGACGCAGTGCGATCAGCAGCCGCAGAAGCCTTGGGACGAATTGGTGCGGACGCGCAAACCGCAATTTCACCCCTAACAGAGGCATTGCAAGACCCCAATAGATTAGTGCGCGGTTCTGCGGCTGAGGCAACCAGACGCATCGCCGGCAGCCTTCAGGATCGCGCTGACGACCTCCACCTGCAACAGCTCAAATCTGCTTTATCTGACTTAACTCAAGCCCGATCAGCCTTAGAAGACCGCAAGCTGGAGCTTTTAAACGATCCCCTTTTGTTTAAGTTCACCAAAGAAGAAATTGTTGTTGCCATCAGCCGATCTATTAAAGCCCTAGAAACTGAAAAAGAAACTCGCTTTTTTGCCTTGAGTGCTGCTTGGATTCTCCAGCGAAAATGGGTTTTATTGCCGGCAATTTATGCGATCACACTGCCTCTGATCTGGCTGTTGATCTTGTGGTTGCGCCCTCTCTGGCTATTGGGCGTCAATGAAGCGTTGAAACCGTACAAACTCACCCTGTCAAAGCACAGAGGGCTAACAATATCGGCTCGTCATCTGCTGTTTCTAGCGTTGTTCGATTATCATCCCAGAGTGCTAGATGCTTGGGTGGCGGCTCACATCCATTCTGCACGCGGGCGATTTGCTCAGCTTGCAACGGTGAGTGATCGCCAAGTTCACATTCCGGTTCCGGTGATTTTAGATGGCAACACCTTTGCTAACCTCACCGGCAAGGAATTGCGACCTGTATTTGCTCAAAATCAAGTTAGGTTACTGATTTGGGGAGAAGCTGGTGCCGGTAAAACCAGTCTCGCCTGTCAGTTGGCTCAATGGGCGATGTCTGATAACCCCGATGAACGTCTGTGTGATCATTTACAGATGCCGGTTTTAATTGAGCAAGAACTCGACAGTATTGCAGAAAACAGCCAGTTTTCAAACATTATTAATTGGCGGCTGCAATCGGTGATTGGCACGCGAGAGCTGATTTCTGAAGAACTCGTCAAACGTCTGGCTCAAGCGAAACGCTTGCTAGTGATTGTTGATCATTTCTCTGAAATGAGCGACGCAACAAGAGCAGAAGTTCGACCGGCTCATCCTGACTTTCTGCCGAATGCTTTGATCGTCACGTCACGAATTGAAGAAACCCTCGATGGGGTGTTTAAAACGACGATTAAACCGTTGCGGGTTGAAGGCAATCGGCTTTCATCATTTATGGAAGCTTATCTGACTCAGCGAGGGGCGCGTGATCGTTTAAGTGATTTAGAGTTTTTTGATGCTTGTAGTTTGCTTTCCCTGATAGTTGGTCAGCGCAATATTACGGTTCTTCTTGCTAAGCTTTATGCTGAGCAGTTAATTACTTACAAAGAAGGCACCAGCACAGCCGGTTTAGCTGATAACATTCCCGATCTAATGATCTCGTATCTCAACGAACTGAATCGCGCTGTCACACAAAATCGGTTTGATGATAGCCTGGTTCATCACGATGCCAAAATTGTGGCTTGGGAGTGCCTCAAACAAACGTTTAAACCGGCAGCCGTGAGCCGTCATGCGGCGCTTGCTGCTTTGGGGGGCAAACAAGCGGAAACCCGCATTGAGTATTTGGAAAAACGGATGCGTCTGATCCAAACGATTGATGCCGGTCAAGATAAAATCCGTTTTTCTCTCGATCCACTTGCCGAGTATCTTGCCGGTTTGCATTTGGTAGATCTTTACGGCAATAACACACAACATTGGCGAGCATTCTTTAAGCAAGTTGATACCATGCCCGGTTCCCCACAGGGTTGTCAAGGCTTTTTATTAGCAGTGCGTGATTGCTGTCTTGCTAAGAGTAAAGAAGAGGAAATTCCTAGCTTTGTCGTCGAAGAAATTGGCAAACGAGCCGGTTAA